The DNA sequence TTCGGTGGGGGGGCTCAGCGAGTTTGTGCAGTACCTAGACAGTGCCCGCACGGTGCTCATGCCCCTGCCCATCCACGTGGTGAGCGAGAAGGGCGGCACGCCGGTGGAAGTGGCCTTGCAGTACAATTCCGATTACCAGGAGCACATTTACTCCTACGTCAACAACATCAACACCATTGAGGGTGGCACGCACGTGGCCGGCTTCCGCGCCGCCCTCACCCGCACCCTGAAGAACTACGCCGACAAGTCGGGCAAGCTCGAAAGGGCCAAGGTGGAGATTTCGGGCGAAGACTTCCGCGAGGGCCTCACGGCCGTGATTTCGGTGAAGGTGCAGGAGCCGCAGTTTGAGGGCCAGACCAAAACCAAGCTCGGCAACTCCGACGTGAGCGGCGCTGTGAACACCGTGGTGGGCGAAATCCTGCAACAGTACCTGGAAGAAAACCCCCGCGAGGCGGGCATCATCGTGGAGAAAGTGATCCTGGCCGCCAAGGCCCGCATCGCCGCCCGCAAGGCCCGCGAAATGGTGCAGCGCAAAACTGTGCTGGGCTCGACTTCACTGCCCGGCAAGCTGGCCGACTGCTCGGAATCGGACCCCGAAATCTGCGAGCTGTACTTGGTGGAAGGCGACTCGGCCGGCGGCACCGCCAAGCAGGGCCGCAATCGGGCGTTTCAGGCCATTCTGCCGCTGCGCGGCAAAATCCTGAACGTGGAGAAGGCCCAGGAGCACCGCATCCTGGAGAATGAGGAAATCCGGAATATGATTACGGCCCTGGGCGTGACCTTTGGGACGCCCGCCGATCCGGAAAAAGGCATTGAGGCCGATGCGAAGGGGCTGAACTTAGCCAAGCTGCGCTACCACAAGGTCATCATCATGACCGACGCCGACGTGGACGGCTCGCACATCCGCACCCTGATTCTTACCTTCTTCTTCCGCTACATGCGGGCTCTGGTCGACAGCGGCTACATCTACATCGCCCAGCCGCCGTTCTACCTCGTGAAGCGCGGCAAGGAAGAGCGCTACTGCTGGACCGAAGAGGAGCGCCAGCGGGCGCAGGAAGAGCTCGGCCGCGGCAAACCCGAAACCGTGAACGTGCAGCGCTACAAGGGCCTCGGTGAGATGAACGCCGAGCAGCTCTGGCAAACTACCATGCAGCCCGAAACCCGCTCGTTGAAGCAGGTAAACGTGGACTCGGCCGTGGAAGCCGACCACCTGTTCTCGATGCTGATGGGCGATGAAGTGGCCCCCCGGCGCGAGTTCATCGAGCAAAACGCCAAGTATGCCAAGTTAGACGTCTAGCTTGAAGGGAAAATAAAAGGCCCGCTGCAAAGCGGGCCTTTTATTTTCCCTTCAAGCATAGCACGGTAAATTATTTCGCCTGGGGCCCTTGGAGGCCCGTACTGAGCTGCCCGCGGGCCGTGCGCTGGAAGTGGCTGATGCTTATACCCAACCCAAGCGCATTTTAAAGAAAATCGGTGAGGCGCTGGCCAGGTAGTTTTGGCCACGGAGAGGTGCGCGGCCGCTGCGTGCGCCTGTTGCACCCACACCCGTAAACTGGCCGGGGCCAGCATCTCCACATCGGGGCCGTAACTGAGCAGCTCCATGCGCAGCTCGTGGGTGTCGTCTACGGTCGGTGCAGGCAGGTTTCCGCATCGTTTCCATTACCACTTGCTGTGAGGAATGCAGCGGGTAGCTCAGGGCATAGCGGCCCTGCACGGGCATGAATCGGAGCAAAATTTCCTGGGGCCCCGGCCCGTCGGTGGGGCGCGTGATGCCGAAGTAGTCGGCGAAATACGTATGGGCATCAACGCCAGCCGGCGGGGTAAACCGCTGCGCCGTTACGCTAAAATCGCTGATGCGGTCCAGCCCAAAGCAGGCAAGCCGCCCGCTGACCACCATCGTGGCCAGCACGTACCGGCGGCCCCGGAACTCTTTGAGCAGCAGGGGGCCCACCGTGCGCCGCTCCGGTGCATCTTCCCAATATTTCTGGTAGGCAAAATCCACCACTTGCCCCGTCTGCGCCGCCCGTAGCAGCGGCTGCAGATACTCCAGGTGCGGCCGCTGCTACAGGCTGCACGTAGGTGCCTAAGGCCCGCGGCAGCCGCAGGAACTCTTGCAGCTCCAACGTATCGAGCAGCCGCTGGTAGTCGCCGGGCAGCAAGTCGGTTTCCGTAACGCGGTAGCCCCCGCGGCGGCGGCAGTAGCTGATGCCGAAGGTATCGGCAATCAAGTACTGGTCGCGCTGAAACGTGCGCAACTCGTAGCCACCGGTAAAATCGCGCAAGCTGGGGTTTTCCAGCAAGTTGCGCTGCAATTCCGCAAACGGCACCGGCACCTGTAGCAGCCGCTGCACCAAGTGAAACATGAAACAGGTGGAGGAGGTAGGATTGGGCAGGCATGGGCCTGGCAGGGGTTGAGGAGGGCCCCAAAGGTGGTGAGCCCCCGCGCCAAAGTGTGTCGT is a window from the Hymenobacter nivis genome containing:
- the gyrB gene encoding DNA topoisomerase (ATP-hydrolyzing) subunit B, which produces MSEIAEKKAPAEYTADSIQVLEGLEAVRKRPSMYIGDTGVKGLHHLVWEVVDNSIDEALAGHCDRIEVAINENNSVTVRDNGRGIPVDFHAKEGRSALEVVMTVLHAGGKFDKDSYKVSGGLHGVGVSCVNALSTDLKVTVRRKGHIYEQDYKIGVPQYAVREIGDTDEHGTQVDFLPDDSIFTETVYKYDTIATRLRELSYLNKGIRITLMDRREQNADNTGFRYEEFYSVGGLSEFVQYLDSARTVLMPLPIHVVSEKGGTPVEVALQYNSDYQEHIYSYVNNINTIEGGTHVAGFRAALTRTLKNYADKSGKLERAKVEISGEDFREGLTAVISVKVQEPQFEGQTKTKLGNSDVSGAVNTVVGEILQQYLEENPREAGIIVEKVILAAKARIAARKAREMVQRKTVLGSTSLPGKLADCSESDPEICELYLVEGDSAGGTAKQGRNRAFQAILPLRGKILNVEKAQEHRILENEEIRNMITALGVTFGTPADPEKGIEADAKGLNLAKLRYHKVIIMTDADVDGSHIRTLILTFFFRYMRALVDSGYIYIAQPPFYLVKRGKEERYCWTEEERQRAQEELGRGKPETVNVQRYKGLGEMNAEQLWQTTMQPETRSLKQVNVDSAVEADHLFSMLMGDEVAPRREFIEQNAKYAKLDV